In the genome of Candidatus Electrothrix rattekaaiensis, the window TACAGTCACGGATGCAGATTTAGCCAAGGGGCAGGTTCCGGGCGAGGCTGATATCTTGATGCTGGCTGCTCCAGAAGAGCTTGATGAAAAGGCACTCTTTGCTGTGGATCAGTTTCTTATGCAGGGCGGGACCGTGATTCTGGCGGCTTCTCCCTATAAAGTTGATCTCCAGAGACAGCTTTCCATGACCGAGAAGAAGACCGGTCTGGAAGATTGGTTAGAACACAACGGCATTGTCATTGAAAAGCAGGTGGTGCTGGACCCGCAGAACAGCCCCTTTCCTGTGCCGGTGCAGCGAAACCTGGGCGGTTTCATGATCCGGGAGACGCAACTGGTCAATTACCCCTATTTTGTTGATATCCGACCGGAGGGCATGAACGAGGACAGCGGTGTAACCTCGGGCTTGCAGCAGCTCACCATGAACTGGCCGTCACCGATCACCATTGATCCAGAGAAAAACAAGGGCCGCAAGGTCACTCGGCTGCTGGAAAGTTCGGAAAAGAGCTGGCTTTCTTCATCCACCATGATCCAGCCGGATTTCAAGACCCACGGCGATCTTGGTTTCGCTGTTGAGGGTGAGCAGGGACAGCAGCTGCTGGCAGCGGCTATTGAGGGTGGTTTCACCTCCTATTTTACAGGAAAGCCTTCGCCGTTATTGAAAAAGGATGAGGATGCAGCGGAAGCGCAACAGAATCCCATGCAAAATCCTATGCAGAACCCGATGCAGAATCCTCTACAGGATCCCATGAAAAAAGATGGCGAAGAGAAAGAAAAGCAGGTCATTAGCCGCCAGTTGGATAAATCCCCGGACACGGCCAGGATCATCCTGTTCGGTTCCAACAGCTTTCTCAGCGATACAGTGCTGAGCATCAGCTCCAGTGTGATGCGCACCAATTACCTCGGGCCAGTGCAGCTGGTGGCCAACACTGTGGACTGGTCGCTGGAGGATCGGGGCCTGCTCTCTATCCGGGGCAGAAGTCATTTTTCCCGTCCTCTTGATCCTATTACCAAGAACGGACAACTTTTCTGGGAATATCTTAACTATGGTCTTGTGCTGCTCGGCCTAGCAATCATCTGGCTGCTCAGGCTCCGTATTCGCAAACGGGCCGAGGAACGGCAGCTGGCCTTTTTGCAGCAGCCTGAATTGCAGCCTGAGACAGGGAGGGTATCATCATGATGAAGGCAATAATTTATGCAGCCGCAGCCTTGCTTATTCTTCAGATCGGACTGACCGTGGCTGTGCATCAGCAACAGGCAACAAATCTTGAATCCACAGCACCGGACTCGGCCTTTCTCTCCTTTGCTCCTGACAGCATAAGCTCGATTCTTATCAAGGGGTCGGAGAATAAGGAGCTGGTTCTGCAAAAGAGCGATAACGGCTGGATCATGCCGGGTGCTTTTTCCGCGTCTGCGAGTACACGTCAGGTCGATGATCTGCTGCAAAAGCTCACCGATGCCCGCCAAGGTCTGGCTGTCGCCACGAGCAAAGGTGCGGCTCAACGTTTTAAAACGGCTGAGGATGACTTTGAACGCCATGTGATCCTGAAGCAGGGCGATTCTGTTGTCGGGGATATTTATCTCGGTACTTCTGCCGGAATGCGGAACAGCCATGTCCGCAAGGCCGGTGAGGACATCGTGGTCAGTATTCCGGTGGGGAGTCATGAGGTTGATGTGGAGGCTGACAGCTGGCTGGATCGTACCCTGGCTGACTTGAACAAGGATGAACTTAAAGCGGTTGCCTTGGGTGATATTTCCTTGAGCAGGAAAGAAGAGGATAAGAAAATGGTTTGGCTGCTGGACGGTGCAACCAAAGAGGAAACCGAGAGCACAGAGGTGGATTCGCTGCTGAATAAGGTGACAGCTATCTCAGTGCAGTCGGTTCTTGATCCTGCAACATCAGCTGAGCTCTTTACAAAGGATCCGGCGGTTCAGTTCACTGTGACCAAGCAGGACGACAGCACGGTGACCTATGCCTTTGCTAAGAAAGATGACAAGGAGGATAACAAGGAGGATGAGTATTTTGTCCTCAAGATGTCGAATAATGAGCTGTACTTCAAGGTCGGCAAGTGGCTGGTTGAGGGGTTGGCTGAGATGAAGCGGGAAAAGCTGCTGGTTGGTTATGAGGAAAAGAAGGAAGAGACTCCCGCAGTGCAACCCGCAGTGCAACCCGCTGTTCCAATCCCTGAGCAGGAAGCACCGCAGGCTGATGTACCGGATCAGGAAGGATATCCGGTTCCTGAGCAGGAAACGGAGCAGGAGACGGAGCAGGAACCGGACCAGGAGGTTCTGCCTGATTTCCTTGCGGAAGAGGATGATGAAGTAGTACCTGTGCAGGAAGCTGTGCAGGAGGAGGATCTGAAAGATGAGCCTGTTGACTCTGCTGAGTCTGTAGAGTCTGTAGAGTCTGTACAGGATGCTGAATCTGCTGAGCAGGAACAGGTAGAGACAGAGGTAGCAACGGAACCTGCCGCACCTGAACCTGATGTTGAGGCGGAAGTTCCTGCTGAATCTGAGACACCGGCAGAAACGGTGGAGCAGTCAGCCAGTGAGCCTGTTCCGGCTGAAGGTTCTGAACAGGAACAGAAGCAGGAGGTAGTTCCTGCGGAAGAGGCTGCTGAATAGCTGACAGGTTCTCTGTATAATTGCTGTATAAGGCATCGCTTTGAGGTATCGTTTTGAGGCATCTCCCGACTGGTTCGGGAGGTGCCTTTTTTGTTATGTCTCCCTCTTTTCCGGTGCTGGATCGTATCAATATATGGTAGCTTGCACACTTGCTGCCTCGCTGCCGAGGAGAAATGCCGAACCATTGCTGCTGCGTGCGGGACACACACGCATGAAGGGAAAAGGGACTGTATGGACGAGCTTGTTGAAATACTGCGCTATCTGAAAGAGCACCCCGAGGTAACCTGGAGCGGGGCCGGGCTGACAGTGCTTGCTGTTCTGTACTTTCTTGTCACCAAGCTGTTTGCCCCGTTGTTTCGTAAAGACCCCGTCCCGCCGGTCGGCAGTACCTTTACGCACAGCGGGACTGGTGACCAGAATATTGCTCAGGGTGATGGGGCTATTGGTAAGCAGGTGGATGCGCGTGGTGCGCAGATCGGCGTGCTGGGGGATAATGCCGAGGTGAAGGGCGGCATTCATTTCAACGGAAAATAAGCGAACATTGCAGGGGTGGTTCGCGAACCACCCCTACAAAGGAGGCCCCAACAATGAGCCGTAAATCCAATATCGGCGTACTCGGCGACAACGCCCATGTAGAGGGCGGCATCAATTTCAACATATACCCCCGCACCCCGCAGGGTATTCCCTTGCAGCGGCCCAAGCAGGCAGAGTATCTTGTCGGCAGGGAAGAATTGCTGAACGATGTACTCGGTGCGCTCCAACCGGGCAAGGTGGTGACGCTCTGCGGACCCGGCGGCATGGGCAAGACCGCCTTGGCCTCACGGGTTGCCTGGGAGCTGGCTCCTGAGCGGGAAGCCCCGGCCCTGTTCCCGGACGGCCTGCTCTTTTCCTCCTTTTACGGGCGCAAGGATGTGGGCCTCGCCTTTGACCACCTCGTGCGCAGTTACAGCGATGATGCGCAGGACAACAGCCCCGAGGCCGTCTGCCGTTTGCTGGCGAATAAGCAAGCCCTGATCATTCTGGACGGGGCCGAAGAGGCCGACGACCTGCCTGCCGTGCTCCGCTGCTGCGGGGGTTGCGGGGTGCTGATCACCAGCCGGAAGCGGAGCGATGCGCCGGGGAAGCTGCTGGAGGTCAAAGCACTGGACAAGCTGCCTGCCGAGGAGGCGTTCCGGCTCTACAGTAGGGGCACAGCATGCTGTGCCCCTACAACGGCGGATGAGGCCACGGTGCGGGCCGTATGTAAACGACTGGGCGGCTGGCCCCTGGCCCTGCGCATTGCTGGCCATTATCTGCGCAACACGGGCGAGAGCGCAACAGACTATCTGCGTTGGCTGGAAAAGGAGCCGTTCAAAGAGCTGGGTGACGGGCAGCATCAGGACGAGAATGCTGCTTTGCTGCTGCGGCGCA includes:
- a CDS encoding DUF4340 domain-containing protein, translated to MMKAIIYAAAALLILQIGLTVAVHQQQATNLESTAPDSAFLSFAPDSISSILIKGSENKELVLQKSDNGWIMPGAFSASASTRQVDDLLQKLTDARQGLAVATSKGAAQRFKTAEDDFERHVILKQGDSVVGDIYLGTSAGMRNSHVRKAGEDIVVSIPVGSHEVDVEADSWLDRTLADLNKDELKAVALGDISLSRKEEDKKMVWLLDGATKEETESTEVDSLLNKVTAISVQSVLDPATSAELFTKDPAVQFTVTKQDDSTVTYAFAKKDDKEDNKEDEYFVLKMSNNELYFKVGKWLVEGLAEMKREKLLVGYEEKKEETPAVQPAVQPAVPIPEQEAPQADVPDQEGYPVPEQETEQETEQEPDQEVLPDFLAEEDDEVVPVQEAVQEEDLKDEPVDSAESVESVESVQDAESAEQEQVETEVATEPAAPEPDVEAEVPAESETPAETVEQSASEPVPAEGSEQEQKQEVVPAEEAAE